A genomic window from Populus nigra chromosome 7, ddPopNigr1.1, whole genome shotgun sequence includes:
- the LOC133700108 gene encoding UDP-glycosyltransferase 75C1-like, which yields MENQHFLLITCPFQGHLNPMLQLAKNLRQAGAARVTFATTVHGLTQIKTFPSLDGLYYASFSDGFDDGIKHTTNSQDMLSELKRAGSQTLTELIMTFSKNCHPVSFLIYTLILPWAADVARYMSIPSALLYIQSATSLALCHHFFNRHGGVYDLYNSSENKPPSSIQVPGLPPFETEDIPSFLLPNGPHSSLNPVFQHHIQVLEQEPSPWVLLNTFDCLEEEVIVAIGNISPIPIGPLIPFALLDKNHQSDTSCRCDLFEKSTEYIQWLNSKPKRSVIYISFGSIAVLQKNQMEEMLLGLIGTCRPFLWIIRPSDNKDTEFDEMVREKVNKEKGLIVPWCSQMEVLAHESIGCCIMHCGWNSTMESLVAGIPVVGLPQFADQTTNAKMIEEVWRNGVRARVNEVGIVEAEEIRRCLEVVIGSGERGQEIRSNAKKWSGLALDAVKDGGSSHNNLKAFLENVTTSAKMINNVFDGGAENKTRCN from the coding sequence ATGGAGAACCAGCACTTCCTTCTGATAACCTGTCCTTTCCAAGGCCACTTAAATCCTATGCTCCAACTTGCCAAGAACCTAAGACAAGCTGGTGCAGCAAGGGTGACTTTTGCCACCACAGTACATGGCCTTACTCAGATAAAAACATTCCCATCTCTTGATGGCTTATACTATGCCTCCTTCTCTGATGGATTTGATGATGGAATCAAACATACCACCAATTCACAAGACATGCTGTCAGAACTCAAGCGTGCTGGCTCCCAAACTTTAACTGAACTCATCATGACCTTCTCCAAAAATTGTCATCCTGTCAGCTTCCTAATCTACACTCTCATCCTCCCTTGGGCTGCTGATGTTGCACGGTACATGTCAATTCCCTCTGCTCTCCTCTATATTCAGTCTGCTACTTCACTAGCTCTCTGTCACCATTTCTTTAATCGACATGGTGGTGTATATGATCTTTACAACAGCAGTGAAAATAAACCTCCAAGTTCTATACAAGTACCTGGGTTGCCACCGTTTGAAACGGAAGACATCCCTTCTTTTCTCTTACCAAATGGTCCGCACTCATCACTAAATCCTGTTTTTCAACATCATATCCAAGTCCTAGAACAAGAACCCAGCCCATGGGTGCTCCTTAACACTTTTGATTGCCTAGAAGAAGAAGTAATCGTAGCTATTGGTAATATAAGTCCAATCCCAATAGGACCATTGATTCCATTTGCACTTTTAGACAAAAACCACCAATCAGACACATCCTGTAGGTGTGACTTATTTGAAAAATCTACAGAATACATTCAATGGTTGAATTCAAAGCCAAAAAGGTCAGTTATTTACATTTCATTTGGAAGTATTGCTGTgttgcaaaaaaatcaaatggaagAGATGTTGCTTGGTCTAATTGGTACTTGCAGGCCATTTTTGTGGATAATCCGACCTTCAGATAATAAAGACACAGAATTTGATGAGATGGTAAGGGAAAAAGTGAACAAAGAAAAGGGGTTGATAGTTCCATGGTGTTCACAGATGGAGGTCCTTGCTCATGAGTCAATAGGGTGTTGTATTATGCACTGCGGATGGAACTCAACAATGGAGAGCCTGGTGGCTGGCATTCCTGTTGTGGGATTACCACAGTTTGCTGATCAGACAACAAATGCGAAAATGATAGAAGAGGTGTGGAGGAATGGGGTTAGAGCAAGAGTGAATGAAGTTGGTATTGTGGAAGCAGAAGAGATTAGGAGATGTCTAGAAGTGGTAATTGGAAGTGGGGAGAGAGGACAGGAAATAAGGAGCAATGCTAAGAAGTGGAGTGGATTGGCTTTGGATGCTGTGAAGGACGGAGGTTCTTCGCACAACAATCTCAAAGCTTTCCTAGAAAATGTTACAACATCAGCAAAGATGATAAATAATGTATTTGACGGAGGAGCTGAAAATAAGACAAGATGCAACTAA
- the LOC133699977 gene encoding probable methyltransferase At1g29790, producing MPTPYSKPHQVAILLASRQSDLQQRQTKMDSPRKPKSLSTNLFFLVLLLSTNLLTLFLSSTFYSSFFCYLHPISSISTLTQISSSSVADSDATENPDTQLDLPSEFLAFTSGQALPYGFNTNFDSDTFYPPVGQACTRFPDELGRFMSYKVNGSCPDDELLAQKLLLKGCEPLPRRRCRPATQPDYVDPYPLPTSLWTTPPNSSVVWTAYTCKDYTCLINRMKTQKGFDDCKDCFDLHGREKNRWASRQVIEGSLDFTIDEVLATKKPGTVRIGLDIGGGVATFAVRMKERNITIITTSMNLNGPFNNFIASRGVVPLYISISQRLPFFDNTLDIVHSMHVLSNWIPTTLLHFLMFDIYRVLRPGGLFWLDHFFCVEDQFLDVYKPLIETIGFIKLKWVVGKKLDRGAELREMYLTALLEKPLKNSW from the coding sequence ATGCCCACTCCCTACTCTAAACCTCATCAAGTCGCTATTCTATTAGCTTCTAGACAAAGTGATCTTCAGCAGAGGCAAACCAAAATGGATTCCCCTCGTAAACCCAAATCTCTCTCCACTAATCTCTTCTTCCTCGTCCTACTCTTGTCCACAAATCTCCTCACTTTATTCCTCTCTTCCACCTTCTACTCTTCCTTCTTTTGTTATCTTCACCCCATCTCCTCCATCTCCACACTAACTCAAATTAGTAGTAGCAGTGTTGCTGACTCAGATGCCACAGAAAATCCTGACACGCAATTAGACCTTCCATCAGAATTTCTTGCCTTCACTTCAGGCCAAGCACTCCCGTATGGTTTCAACACAAATTTTGATTCTGACACCTTTTATCCTCCTGTAGGCCAAGCCTGCACTAGGTTTCCTGATGAACTTGGTCGTTTTATGTCCTACAAAGTTAATGGATCCTGTCCTGATGATGAACTGCTTGCACAGAAACTCCTCCTCAAAGGCTGTGAGCCTCTCCCTCGCCGCCGTTGCCGCCCCGCGACACAGCCTGACTATGTTGACCCCTACCCTCTTCCTACTAGTCTTTGGACTACACCACCCAATTCTTCGGTCGTTTGGACAGCTTATACCTGCAAGGACTACACATGTCTCATCAACAGAATGAAAACTCAAAAGGGTTTCGATGATTGTAAGGATTGCTTTGATTTACATGGTAGAGAAAAGAATCGTTGGGCTTCAAGACAAGTCATTGAAGGATCACTTGACTTCACAATTGATGAAGTTCTTGCAACAAAGAAGCCTGGAACAGTCCGAATTGGGCTTGACATTGGTGGTGGTGTGGCTACATTTGCTGTACGAATGAAGGAAAGGAACATAACAATCATAACAACTTCAATGAACTTGAATGGTCCATTCAATAATTTCATTGCTTCAAGAGGCGTTGTGCCTTTGTATATAAGCATATCACAAAGGCTACCATTCTTTGACAACACTTTGGATATTGTACACTCAATGCATGTATTGAGTAACTGGATTCCTACAACTTTGCTTCATTTCTTGATGTTTGATATCTATAGAGTTCTTAGGCCTGGTGGGCTGTTTTGGCTCGATCATTTCTTCTGTGTGGAAGATCAATTTTTGGATGTTTACAAGCCACTAATTGAGACCATTGGATTCATTAAGTTAAAGTGGGTGGTAGGCAAAAAGCTTGATCGTGGGGCAGAGCTTAGAGAAATGTACCTCACAGCTTTGCTGGAGAAGCCATTGAAGAATTCTTGGTGA